AACTCCGAATCGGCATTATTGGCATGGGAAAGATGGCGCGGCTTGCCATGCGCGTTTTCATGGAGTGCCATCTGACTCGCGTCGTTGCGTTCAGCGCGCGCCGGCAGGAGGTCGTAGAGCAAGTCTCAGCGGAGTTCTCCATACCCGGCTACCTTGATTACCGCAAGATGCTCGAGCGCGACGATCTCGACGCTATCGTCATCGCCACACCTGACAATTGGCACTTCGAGTTCGCACACGCTGCGCTTGAAAGCGGTCGACACATTTTTGTTGAAAAGCCGTTTACAACGAACGTGAAGGAAGCCGACATCCTGTTGCGGCTGGCGCATCAGAAAAACCGAAAGATCCAAGTGGCGTTCAATCATCGCTGGCTATCTTCGTACAACACAGCACACAGCACCATCTCGTCGGGTGAGATAGGCGTTCCCATAGGTGGCTACGCGCGCAAGAACGATACCATCGTCGTCTCGACAAAGAACATTCGATGGGCGGGCGAAACAACGTCTGCGTGGCTGCTCTCCTCGCACGACATCGACCTCGTGCGCTGGTTCCTCGGCAGTGAACCGCTCGAAGCGCGCGCCTATGGTCGCAAGGAATTTCTGCTCGCGCGTGGCGTGCCCACCTATGACATGATCCAGGCGCAGGTAAAGTTCGCGAATGGCGCCTTCGTTACGTTTGAATCCGGCTGGATCTACCCGAACACGTTTCCTACGAACGTGGACTCCTACATCCAGCTGGTCGGTTCCGCTGGCACCGTGCTACTGGATCGCAAATGCGAATCGTTGGAGGTCAGCACAGAGAAGTCGTTCAGCTATCCCAAGAACTTCCTCAGCGCCGACATCTTCGGCCGCGTGCGCGGAGCATTCCCTTCGTGCCTGGAAGATTTCGCCCGCGCGATTCTTGCGGACCACACGCCGAAAGTTTCCGGCTTCGATGGCCGCCAGGTTACGGCGGCACTCGAGGCAATCCACGAATCGCTCGCGCGTGATGGAGAAACCGTGCGGATCAAACAGCCGGACGATGACATCTTGAGCTGGTCGAACAGCTAGCATCGAAGACGATCAACTCTCCCGCGCTACGATTCACGACGCCTGAGGCACATCGACCGACGCACTCGACTCCGCGGCGGCGATCTGCTGCGCACGCCGGGCACGGTAGACGCCCATCCCAATCAACGCTGCGCCTAGTGCCAGATCGATCTCCCGCGCACCGCGCGAGGCTGCAAGGAGTCCCGCGATGCACAGCAGCGAGCCAACGGATGCGCCTGCGAATGCAATCACTTTCGTCTGCTCCATCCTCTGTCCGGCCACCTGCACAATAGCCGGTCCGACGCTTGCGAAAACCCCATCGTACTTTTCCTGTTGAACGCGTTTCTCGCCGAATAGATACGTGCCAATCACCATTCCGAAGATCGTCACCCCGGTATTGACGAGCACCGACGCTCCATCATAGTTCTGCGCCATCCAGGGCCAGTGTCCCTTCGGGAAATACCATGTGCGCATACCGAGCAGCGTGAGGCCCATCGTAAGCCCAAGAAAGTATCCGACCACAACGCCCTGCCAGTTCAGCTTCTTCGATACCAGCGCCGCCATGAGCGGCACGAACGACGGAGCGATAAAGGCGCTTGCCAGCAGCACCATTAAGTGGAAGAGTGACTGGTCGCCACCGCGCGCTATGAATAACCCAATCCCAAGCGAGGTGCCACCGACCAGCAGCGTGATCAGGCGCCCGATATTCACCATTCGCTGATCGCTTGCATCCGGCCGAATCAGGCGCTGATAGACATCCTTTGTCAAAACGCTGGCGATCGCGCTGAAGTCCGAGCTGACCGTCGCCATGGTCGCCGAAAGCATCGCTGCAACGATAATGCCCACCATACCTGCGGGCAGCAACCTGAGCACCAGCAGCACATAAACGTCTGTGGTCTTACGCTGCGCAATCAGATCCGGCAGGAAAGTCCGCGCAAGGATCGCAGGCAGGATCATGAGCGGGCCGCCGATCAGGTACAGAAACGCTGAGAAGTACGCTGCCTTTGAAGCGTCGCGCTCGTTCTTCACCGAGTAGAACTTCTGCGCCAGCGACCACGAGCCATTCAGCGTGATAGTCAGCATTACTGCCCAGCCGGCTAGATAAATCCAGTTATATGGGCCGTTGGTCATGCGCAGGAATCCCGGCGGCATGACAGCAAGGGCATGATGTACCCCACCCGCCGCCCACACAGCAAGAGGTACGAGCAGAATTAGCGCCAGCGTCTTCATCAGAAACTGAATGTAGTCGGTGACCATAAGCGCCCACACGCCACCCAGGAACGTATAGACGATTGTGATGACACCGCAAATGATGACAGACCAGGCAACGGAAATTCCCAGGCCCACCGCTAGGAATGTACTCGTCGCGAATATCTTCAGCCCGTCCTCGGCCACTTTCGTCGGAATGCCGGCCCACGCCAGCAGTTGCCGCACAAACGGACTGAATCGCCGTTCCATAAACTCCACCGGCGTCACTACCCGAGCACGTCTCCATTGCCGTGCAAAGATAAACGCCCCGGCGAGGCAGCCAGGCACGGCAACCCAGATAAGGCTGATCGCCGTAAAACCATACGTGTACCCGATCTGTGAGTAGGAAACGAATGCCAGCGCGCTAGCACTCGACATGTAGTGCGAGATCCCCGCCAGCCACCACGGCACGCGATGACCGCCGGCGAAATAGTCTTCGGCCGAATGCATCCTGCGCCGATAATAGAGGCCCACCAGGAGGACTAGTAGCAGGTAACCTCCGATCATCACCAGATCGGAGGTTGTTAGTGGAAACTGTCTCCTGGCTCCGCTCATCGGACCTGCTGATCTCCACCACCATTGTCAGGCAGCATGGTTGCGTCGCCAATGATCGTTCGTGCTCTTGCTCTAAAAAGAGGTGCGAGCAAAGCCCGCACCGGCCGGAATCAAAACGTGAAGCGCGCAGATAATTGAATCACCCGGCTTCCTTCGCCGGTCGTTACATCGCCGAAGTTGTTGACAGCCGCGCCACCATTTTGGGTTTCGCTAACGTTGGCGACAACGGGTGCCGACGTGCCGCCAATCGAGGTCCCGCCACCGTCCCAGTTCGTATGGTTGAACACATTCAGGAAGTCCGCCCTGAACAGGAACACCTGTCCTTCGCGGATCGGAAAATTCTTCAGCAAACTCATGTCATAGTTCCAATAGCCCGGACCCCAGTAACCATCGCGTGGCGAGTTGCCCCACTGCCCCGGGGCCGGCGATACGAAAGCCGCTGGATTGAGCCACTGTGCCGTCGACGAATGTGCATGGTTGTGCGTATAGATACTCGCTCCGGGAATCACATTTGCGCGACCCGCAATCCAGCCCGGGTAAGTTGAAGGAACCACATACCCCACCGAGAATGATGGCCCTGTCTCATACGTAGTGACACCGGAAAGAGTCCATCCGCCCACGGCTTCGCTCAATACGCCTTTCTTCAGCCAGTGGCGATCGCGGCCAAACGGCAGATCGAAAACGTAATTCGCCACAAACGTATGCCGCGCGAGGTACGGGCAGTTACCGTAATCGAGCCGCGGCTGGTTAACGATCTGCGGACCCTCGCCCGTCGGATGTGCGATGTCGCGGCAGTTAGTCCACTCATACTGACCCTGCGCGAGGAAGCCCTTCGCGAATTGGTGCAGTCCTTCTACCTGGAGCTGATCGGTATTTGAGATGTTCTCGTTATTCGTTGTATCGATCGGGCCCCACGGCTGGTAAGGACGCTCATTTTGCAGCGGCTGCGTCGGTTGCTGCACGACTGGGATGTTCGAGTTCCACACAGTGATTGGCAGGTCCGTGGTGCGGTTGCCCACGTAGCTCATGCGCAGCTTCCAGTTGTAGGCAAATTGGTGTTCTCCAGTCAGATTGAACTGCTGAATCCGCGCATTCTTGAAGTCCGAGTTCATTGCGTAAACCGTCGGGTGCGCTGCCGGAGCACCAGCTTGGCTTGTAGGGAATGGAGCGTTGAATGTAATGTCTGGCAGATACGGAGTCGCAGGCTTGGAGGGCTTCGCGGAGTTGTATACAACGCTTCCGCCCCACGGCGGATTCTTTATGTTCTGGTTGAATCCGATATAACCCGCGTTGAAGTTGTAGTACATACCGTATCCGCCGCGCAGAACTGTGTCGTTGTTCTGCGTCAGGCGCCACGCAAAGCCCACGCGGGGCCCAAAGTTGGTGCGATCCGGCTGATAAAAGGTAATCGGCAGTCCGAGCGCCTGAGTCGTAGTGAACGGATATGCATTGAATTGCGCCGCAATCGTTCCCACAGGCTGCGTCGGTGTGCTCGAGTTTTCGGGAAGCACCAGCTTGTTCTGATCAAAGCTGAAGTACGTCGCGAGATTGCCCTTCGTATTCCAGGGTGATTGATACATGTAACGCAGTCCATAGTTGATAGTGAGGCTCGGCGCCACCTGCCATACATCCTGACCATAGAATTCCCAGTCGCGGCTGTACGTATCCGTCGTCGGCGAAGCTGAACCGGTCGTTGCACTGGTCGCATCGCCCAGCAGGAAATCCGCGAAGGTATTGCCGATCGAGGTTGGCTGTCCCGGCCATCCTCCATTGCCCGTCCACGTGCCGTTGAAGGTAAACGTTCCCAGCGGGCCGAAACCTCCGGTTGGAGTGTAGATTTTGAAGCCCGTCTCGTCGATGCCGGCCTGCAGAGTGTGCCGCCCGATCACATGCGTGAAGTCGTCGGTGATCTCAATGTCGTACTCGTGCGTGTAATCCCCCAGCCCAATATCGCCAATGGATGTGTACCCGGTCGTCGTCATCGTGGGCAGGCCGCGATTATTGCTTGACGTGAGGTTCGTAAAGATCGAATACGGATTGAACTGTGCGTTCTGCCCGCTGCGAATGCTCTCATGATCAAACCATGCTCCGCGCAACGAGTTCGTCGTGTTCGCTCCGAACGTGTGAATCTCCGTTCCGCTCAAGGTATACGT
This Acidobacteriaceae bacterium DNA region includes the following protein-coding sequences:
- a CDS encoding Gfo/Idh/MocA family oxidoreductase, translated to MDELRIGIIGMGKMARLAMRVFMECHLTRVVAFSARRQEVVEQVSAEFSIPGYLDYRKMLERDDLDAIVIATPDNWHFEFAHAALESGRHIFVEKPFTTNVKEADILLRLAHQKNRKIQVAFNHRWLSSYNTAHSTISSGEIGVPIGGYARKNDTIVVSTKNIRWAGETTSAWLLSSHDIDLVRWFLGSEPLEARAYGRKEFLLARGVPTYDMIQAQVKFANGAFVTFESGWIYPNTFPTNVDSYIQLVGSAGTVLLDRKCESLEVSTEKSFSYPKNFLSADIFGRVRGAFPSCLEDFARAILADHTPKVSGFDGRQVTAALEAIHESLARDGETVRIKQPDDDILSWSNS
- a CDS encoding carboxypeptidase-like regulatory domain-containing protein; translated protein: MTFSHGGVRLLRRFRFVVALSVSGFIIAGAVGAQVVRSSITGRVSDVSGAGIPDAQMTITDQQTGVAAHTKTDATGNYTVPELDPGVYSIRAERQGFTTETETGVQVLAQVTVRGDLKMKVGSVSDTVQVSAEAQLIDTENGTIQTPITTTQLKELPTAIQDIDSFLVLAAGVGRATFNSSPQIAGSTHWGADNFTLNGVSVNDPGNGGGSYSFGLGGVNLPALSSLQEVNIGGIGMDARYSRVVNVQMVTKAGTNRFHGDAYEYLENTILNANTFVNNAAKIPRPPFHRNEFGGDVGGPILKNRAFFFFDYDGLRQNVPVVVQDNLPTAAEKQGNFGALCATYNANGVCTASGGVQLYNPQNGQPFANNVIPGTMITSQAQALLAFLPNPTDPTSPGLPQGTKMANGVAEQYNYTTTVAQVFDVNKWDLRMDYHVSDHDSLFGVYSHSVGLPWFDPLGTPSTFGNGQNYGYKTYTLSGTEIHTFGANTTNSLRGAWFDHESIRSGQNAQFNPYSIFTNLTSSNNRGLPTMTTTGYTSIGDIGLGDYTHEYDIEITDDFTHVIGRHTLQAGIDETGFKIYTPTGGFGPLGTFTFNGTWTGNGGWPGQPTSIGNTFADFLLGDATSATTGSASPTTDTYSRDWEFYGQDVWQVAPSLTINYGLRYMYQSPWNTKGNLATYFSFDQNKLVLPENSSTPTQPVGTIAAQFNAYPFTTTQALGLPITFYQPDRTNFGPRVGFAWRLTQNNDTVLRGGYGMYYNFNAGYIGFNQNIKNPPWGGSVVYNSAKPSKPATPYLPDITFNAPFPTSQAGAPAAHPTVYAMNSDFKNARIQQFNLTGEHQFAYNWKLRMSYVGNRTTDLPITVWNSNIPVVQQPTQPLQNERPYQPWGPIDTTNNENISNTDQLQVEGLHQFAKGFLAQGQYEWTNCRDIAHPTGEGPQIVNQPRLDYGNCPYLARHTFVANYVFDLPFGRDRHWLKKGVLSEAVGGWTLSGVTTYETGPSFSVGYVVPSTYPGWIAGRANVIPGASIYTHNHAHSSTAQWLNPAAFVSPAPGQWGNSPRDGYWGPGYWNYDMSLLKNFPIREGQVFLFRADFLNVFNHTNWDGGGTSIGGTSAPVVANVSETQNGGAAVNNFGDVTTGEGSRVIQLSARFTF